The Limisphaera ngatamarikiensis genome includes a window with the following:
- a CDS encoding tetrahydrofolate dehydrogenase/cyclohydrolase catalytic domain-containing protein, with amino-acid sequence MTAFPNLIDGRAIAAQVLAELQPRIRALHDRGVQPGLVFVRVGEDPASKVYVGRKEKAAAELGIRSHTHVLPETTTETELLALLERLNRDETWHGILVQAPLPRHIRPERVYSTIRPDKDVDGFHPLNMGRLLLGDPGGFVPCTPAGIQELLVRAGISWEGAHVVILGRGNIVGKPLAALLCQKAPRANATITLCHSATRDLAGHCRRADILVAAMGVPEFVRAPMVRPGAVVVDVGVNRVPDPARPGGSRLVGDVAFAEVQPVAGRITPNPGGVGPMTIAMLMQNTVRAAEILTG; translated from the coding sequence GTGACCGCCTTTCCCAATCTCATTGACGGCCGCGCCATCGCGGCGCAGGTCCTGGCTGAATTGCAGCCCCGAATCCGGGCACTCCATGACCGGGGCGTGCAACCGGGGCTTGTGTTTGTGCGGGTGGGCGAGGACCCGGCCTCCAAGGTCTACGTGGGGCGCAAGGAAAAGGCCGCCGCCGAATTGGGCATCCGCTCCCACACCCACGTGCTGCCCGAGACCACCACCGAGACCGAGCTTCTGGCCCTGTTGGAACGGCTGAACCGGGATGAAACCTGGCACGGCATCCTCGTGCAGGCCCCGTTGCCCCGCCACATCCGGCCCGAACGCGTCTATTCCACCATCCGGCCGGACAAGGACGTGGACGGGTTTCACCCGCTCAACATGGGCCGCCTGCTGCTGGGTGATCCGGGCGGATTCGTCCCCTGCACGCCGGCGGGCATTCAAGAGTTGCTGGTGAGGGCCGGCATTTCCTGGGAGGGGGCTCATGTGGTGATTCTCGGCCGCGGCAACATCGTGGGCAAACCCCTGGCCGCGTTGTTGTGCCAAAAGGCACCCCGGGCCAACGCCACCATCACATTGTGTCACTCGGCCACCCGCGATCTGGCCGGGCATTGCCGGCGGGCGGACATCCTGGTCGCTGCCATGGGCGTGCCGGAATTCGTCCGCGCCCCCATGGTTCGGCCCGGCGCCGTGGTGGTGGACGTTGGGGTCAATCGCGTGCCCGACCCCGCCCGGCCCGGCGGCAGCCGGTTGGTCGGCGATGTCGCCTTTGCCGAGGTGCAACCGGTGGCGGGCCGGATCACACCCAATCCGGGCGGCGTCGGCCCCATGACCATCGCCATGTTGATGCAAAACACCGTGCGCGCCGCCGAGATCCTCACCGGATGA
- a CDS encoding DUF6941 family protein translates to MTPTRILPDLQCSLLCEDVRQEVTGNFILVGVLNFIRVPHLPVIALKLSVFNRWTAGIGQFIESTRLVAPDQTTVLRKGEVRFVLQDPNHHATNVTLFGQVEFKTAGVYYIEVLVDDVMKLRYPVPVIHTPPPQPHQGQPPKPQDPAPPQA, encoded by the coding sequence ATGACACCCACACGCATTCTTCCCGACCTGCAATGTTCCCTCCTGTGCGAAGATGTTCGGCAGGAGGTTACTGGCAATTTCATCCTGGTGGGCGTGCTCAACTTCATTCGCGTCCCCCACCTGCCGGTGATCGCCCTCAAACTGAGCGTGTTTAACCGTTGGACCGCCGGCATCGGCCAGTTCATCGAAAGCACACGCCTGGTGGCGCCCGACCAGACCACCGTCCTGCGCAAGGGCGAGGTCCGCTTCGTCCTCCAGGACCCCAACCATCACGCCACCAACGTCACCCTGTTCGGCCAGGTCGAATTCAAAACCGCCGGCGTCTACTACATCGAGGTGCTCGTGGACGATGTGATGAAGCTGCGCTATCCGGTCCCGGTCATTCACACGCCGCCCCCGCAACCCCACCAGGGGCAACCGCCCAAACCCCAGGATCCCGCTCCGCCCCAGGCCTGA